A window of the Procambarus clarkii isolate CNS0578487 chromosome 19, FALCON_Pclarkii_2.0, whole genome shotgun sequence genome harbors these coding sequences:
- the LOC123757426 gene encoding LOW QUALITY PROTEIN: thioredoxin domain-containing protein 11 (The sequence of the model RefSeq protein was modified relative to this genomic sequence to represent the inferred CDS: inserted 2 bases in 1 codon; deleted 1 base in 1 codon): MLFCFLTFRLDLHSLIMYCLHPTPQSRETWQVKQQEISNGVGMPGIEEEEGATGDDTRITSQEHSHTKKEECGGRREEQAAGTGTTAAPRAFSRMLWSKIMVACKLLCVLLTIFIVVQSRGPLIRKVPSPQLFFPRHSLVSDFYTGDVAGLTERLLASDLSLVVYYAPWDRDSQLLRWEIEKAARYHHEQVYFAAVNCWHPGSECKTKYKVRAFPVIILHVRAASGMETKALAYGGPRDAGHIIRFLKRALRPLTHVTSHSDLARLQMEHNAVVLGFYDFASVSHLPRGFNSYHLASLRALQFDRSNSIAWGVVTNNRVATALSFNETRSIHLVLWNTTLVFTAAASSDSEGISSWVNKRLDETASWLDLPGTKSLALDNVLQKGPALILFTPDNPYHATNDPFTVLREISLDYNNCNQSSRVSNLARYLSSLRAKGRSQLRQAERVCRSYLQNQLHILHMSKQQLNFKDETCCRSMPSSEAPTATTGEQSKMCDVCDRSTDRFSTLQQHCINPISWEDDTSLLQHVNNLMAVFSDSCRELLLQYSPWEQYSFCCQRNSTPAKTKXTSKTQHSEEQNEEYNQVESGHTDDRIEKLVAMAAEDQCKQLFQGSLLSQHPFLRDQHPAPDVTGLACKKNKTLTFLAVDSLHHRDVAEKLGVNLTAREPHDTATVIVDVEREAHFIMDASLSKLTLANFIINYTNRSPREILFSRIMVTGQKDAKSCKPSQVCIQELTSENYFQLTQQTGKMVVVLHYSSNCAACTTVGHVFMTVAHMARHIPNLTFARINVLTNTLPWHLFFDTLPSIIVHPHYRKGDSRVFDSSRPLTPANLMSFLVANLDPSHRLALALSTCHDHCREQVVQAVTTATTQLHHDITASTVRLKHVLDRLVKIKDDSSQNNSHLEVHYHLLVHTKMQLVQEIQKQRFKLHHLSQVQTLLPLPPEKNEMLKKSELLKSLQYILQASSNSKDKFSNPRTLHNEL, encoded by the exons ATGCTGTTTTGTTTTCTGACATTTCGCCTTGATCTACATTCACTTATAATGTATTGTTTACATCCGACACCACAGTCCAGGGAAACTTGGCAGGTGAAGCAGCAGGAGATAAGCAATGGTGTTGGGATGCCTGGtatagaggaagaggaaggtgctACAGGCGATGACACGCGCATAACGTCACAGGAACACTCACATACTAAGAAGGAGGAGTGTGGAGGCAGGAGAGAGGAGCAGGCGGCTGGGACGGGCACCACCGCGGCTCCCAGGGCCTTCTCCAGGATGCTCTGGTCCAAAATCATGGTGGCCTGCAAGCTCTTGTGTGTCTTGCTTACTATCTTCATTGTGGTTCAAAGCAG AGGGCCATTGATAAGAAAAGTTCCTTCTCCTCAACTATTCTTCCCACGCCACTCACTTGTGTCTGACTTTTATACTGGAGATGTAGCAGGATTGACGGAGCGACTCCTAGCATCTGACCTTTCACTCGTCGTGTACTATGCCCCCTGGGATAGAGACTCACAACTTCTACGTTGGGAGATAGAGAAAGCTGCTAGATATCACCATGAACAG GTATATTTTGCTGCTGTTAATTGCTGGCATCCTGGCTCAGAGTGCAAGACCAAATACAAGGTTCGAGCTTTCCCAGTGATAATCCTTCACGTGCGGGCAGCGTCTGGTATGGAGACGAAGGCTTTGGCATATGGAGGGCCCAGGGATGCTGGTCACATTATCAGGTTCCTTAAAAGAGCATTGCGTCCTCTCACTCACGTTACCAGCCATTCTGATCTTGCTAGACTACAGATGGAGCATAAT GCTGTAGTTCTGGGTTTCTATGATTTTGCATCAGTAAGCCATTTACCAAGAGGCTTCAACTCTTACCATCTGGCTTCTCTACGTGCATTACAATTTGAC AGATCCAATTCGATTGCATGGGGTGTGGTTACAAATAATAGAGTTGCCACAGCTCTCTCCTTCAACGAAACCAGATCAATCCATTTAGTGCTGTGGAATACTACTTTG GTGTTTACGGCTGCTGCGTCATCGGACAGTGAGGGTATCAGTAGCTGGGTGAACAAGCGGCTAGATGAGACGGCATCCTGGCTAGATCTACCCGGCACAAAGAGCTTGGCACTAGATAATGTTTTGCAGAAGGGGCCGGCCTTAATTCTCTTCACCCCAGATAATCCCTACCATGCTACAAATGACCCTTTCACTGTG CTACGTGAAATCTCCTTGGACTACAATAACTGCAACCAGTCCAGCCGTGTGTCAAACTTGGCCCGCTACTTGAGCTCGTTGAGGGCCAAGGGTCGTAGTCAGCTTCGGCAGGCAGAAAGAGTGTGCCGAAGTTATCTTCAAAATCAGCTGCACATTTTGCACATGTCAAAGCAACAGTTAAACTTTAAAG ACGAGACATGTTGTCGCAGTATGCCCTCTAGCGAGGCACCAACTGCAACAACAGGTGAACAAAGCAAAATGTGTGACGTATGTGACCGTTCAACTGATAGATTCAGCACCCTACAACAACACTGCATCAACCCCATTTCATG GGAAGATGACACCAGCTTGCTCCAGCATGTAAATAACCTAATGGCTGTGTTCAGCGACTCGTGCCGTGAACtgctgctccagtacagtccatggGAACAATATTCTTTCTGCTGTCAACGTAATAGCACTCCTGCTAAGACAAA GACTTCAAAAACTCAGCATTCTGAGGAGCAAAATGAAGAATATAAT caGGTGGAGAGTGGACACACTGATGATCGTATAGAGAAGCTTGTGGCCATGGCTGCGGAAGACCAGTGTAAACAGCTGTTCCAGGGATCTCTCTTATCGCAGCATCCCTTCTTGCGGGATCAACATCCAGCACCTGATGTCACTG GCCTGGCATGCAAGAAAAACAAGACTTTAACATTTTTAGCGGTGGACTCGCTACATCACAGAGACGTAGCGGAGAAGCTGGGAGTTAACCTGACGGCCAGGGAGCCTCACGATACAGCCACTGTCATCGTCGATGTCGAGAGAGAGGCTCACTTCATCATGGATGCCAGCTTATCCAAACTTACATTAGCTAACTTTATCATCAATTACACTAATAGGTCTCCTAGAGAG ATATTATTTTCTAGAATTATGGTGACAGGACAAAAGGATGCGAAAAGTTGTAAACCTTCCCAAGTATGCATCCAGGAATTGACATCAGAAAATTATTTTCAGCTCACACAGCAAACAGGAAAG ATGGTGGTAGTTCTTCACTATAGCAGCAACTGTGCAGCCTGTACTACCGTTGGACACGTGTTTATGACGGTGGCTCATATGGCTCGTCACATTCCAAACTTGACCTTTGCACGTATTAACGTGCTTACCAACACTCTGCCGTGGCACCTCTTCTTTGACACCCTTCCTTCCATTATTGTGCACCCACATTACAG gaagggtgatagtagagtgttcgACTCGTCTCGTCCTCTAACCCCAGCCAATTTAATGTCGTTTTTAGTGGCAAATCTTGATCCCAGCCACCGTCTTGCCCTTGCTCTCTCCACGTGTCACGACCATTGCCGGGAGCAGGTAGTTCAAGCAGTGACTACTGCAACCACGCAGCTTCACCACGACATCACGGCCTCCACTGTAAGACTCAAACATGTCCTGGATCGCCTTGTGAAAATAAAAGATGACTCGTCCCAAAATAATTCCCACTTGGAAGTTCATTATCATTTATTAGTTCACACAAAAATGCAACTTGTCCAAGAGATACAGAAGCAGAGATTCAAACTCCATCATCTCAGTCAAGTACAGACATTGTTACCATTACCTccagaaaaaaatgaaatgctGAAAAAAAGTGAGTTGTTAAAATCTCTACAATACATACTACAGGCAAGCAGTAATTCCAAAGATAAATTCTCAAACCCACGGACACTGCACAATGAGCTATAG